A part of bacterium genomic DNA contains:
- a CDS encoding FlgD immunoglobulin-like domain containing protein, translated as GSTRLQKASDNSQLANRDMADSSSCDGGSWLNGIEMSTYLRISSKSDGTIVAWGSNIEYGGGGYTGQCDVPAPNTNFIAIAGGENHSLGLKTDGSIVAWGSNEAGQCNVPAPNANFVAIAAGELHSLGLKGDGSIMAWGANWDGQCNVPAPNTNFIAIAGGLLHSSLGLKADGSIVAWGWNEYGQCDVPAPNADFVALAGGAYHSLGLKDDGSIVAWGSNEYGQCSIPAPNAGFMALAAGGYSSLGLKSMSTGIEAPDLVSSTPSDIQIHALSPNPFNPSTLLSFATSIPGQMTLGVFDLAGRQVMRRDLGTLGTGFHHVRWDGRSSDGHNVASGIYVFQLSHSSGESRTVKGMLLR; from the coding sequence GGGCTCCACTCGGCTCCAGAAGGCATCCGACAATTCCCAGCTCGCCAATCGCGACATGGCTGACTCCTCCAGTTGTGATGGAGGAAGCTGGCTCAACGGAATCGAAATGTCAACCTATTTACGGATAAGCTCTAAGTCCGATGGCACGATCGTGGCATGGGGATCAAACATAGAGTATGGCGGCGGCGGTTATACTGGCCAATGCGATGTCCCGGCGCCCAATACGAACTTCATAGCGATCGCCGGTGGCGAGAACCACAGCTTGGGGTTGAAGACGGACGGTTCGATTGTGGCATGGGGGAGTAACGAGGCTGGCCAGTGCAATGTCCCCGCGCCCAATGCGAACTTCGTGGCGATCGCCGCTGGCGAGCTTCACAGCCTGGGCCTGAAAGGCGACGGATCGATTATGGCCTGGGGAGCCAATTGGGATGGCCAATGCAATGTCCCCGCGCCCAATACGAACTTCATAGCGATCGCCGGTGGCCTTCTTCACAGCAGCCTGGGCCTGAAGGCCGACGGCTCGATTGTGGCCTGGGGGTGGAATGAGTATGGACAATGTGATGTCCCCGCGCCCAACGCGGACTTCGTGGCGCTCGCCGGAGGCGCGTACCATAGCCTGGGACTGAAGGACGACGGCTCGATCGTGGCCTGGGGCAGTAACGAGTATGGTCAATGCAGCATTCCCGCGCCCAATGCCGGCTTCATGGCGCTCGCGGCAGGCGGATACTCCTCACTGGGATTGAAGTCCATGAGCACCGGAATCGAAGCGCCTGACTTGGTTTCGTCAACCCCCAGCGACATCCAGATTCATGCGCTATCCCCGAATCCCTTCAACCCATCCACCTTGCTCTCCTTCGCCACATCCATTCCTGGACAAATGACCCTCGGTGTGTTTGATCTGGCCGGGCGACAGGTGATGCGGCGGGACCTGGGCACGCTGGGGACCGGCTTCCATCATGTGAGATGGGATGGTCGAAGTTCCGACGGCCACAATGTGGCGTCCGGGATCTATGTGTTTCAGTTGTCGCACTCCTCAGGGGAATCACGAACAGTAAAGGGGATGCTCCTTCGTTAG
- a CDS encoding VOC family protein — MRRVTGIGGIFFKSRDPKGLAAWYQTHLGLQVEEWGGVVFPWAGPENPAGTGTTVWSPFADDTDYFAPGAAPFMINYRVEDLHALLALLRGEGCQVVDQVEQSEFGTFGWVIDPDGNKLELWEPPAGR; from the coding sequence ATGAGGCGCGTCACCGGCATCGGCGGAATCTTCTTCAAATCCAGGGACCCCAAGGGCCTGGCGGCCTGGTACCAGACACACCTGGGCCTGCAGGTCGAGGAGTGGGGTGGGGTCGTCTTCCCCTGGGCCGGCCCGGAGAATCCGGCGGGGACGGGCACGACGGTTTGGAGCCCCTTCGCGGACGACACGGACTACTTCGCCCCGGGCGCGGCGCCCTTCATGATCAACTACCGGGTGGAGGATCTCCACGCGCTGCTGGCCCTCTTGCGCGGCGAGGGGTGCCAGGTGGTCGACCAGGTCGAGCAGTCGGAGTTCGGCACCTTCGGCTGGGTGATCGATCCGGACGGAAACAAGCTGGAGTTGTGGGAGCCGCCCGCCGGCCGCTGA
- a CDS encoding SRPBCC family protein, producing the protein MPTGTARLQRILRCPPDRAYRAFLDPAALCKWIPPYGFTCTVHEQDPRVGGGFRMSFANFGSGHSHSFGGAYQELVPGERLVYTNRFDDPALPGEMRTTVSLRPVSGGTELTIVQEGLPEMVPVELCLLGWQESLAQLARLVEPEIPDA; encoded by the coding sequence ATGCCCACCGGCACCGCCCGCCTGCAGCGCATCCTGCGCTGCCCGCCCGACCGCGCCTACCGGGCCTTCCTGGATCCCGCCGCCCTCTGCAAGTGGATCCCGCCCTACGGCTTCACCTGCACCGTCCACGAGCAGGACCCGCGCGTGGGCGGTGGCTTCCGCATGTCCTTCGCCAATTTCGGCAGCGGGCACAGCCACAGTTTCGGCGGCGCCTACCAGGAGCTGGTCCCCGGCGAGCGCCTGGTCTACACCAACCGCTTCGACGACCCCGCCCTGCCCGGCGAGATGAGGACCACGGTCTCGCTGCGGCCCGTCTCCGGCGGCACGGAGCTGACCATCGTCCAGGAAGGCCTGCCTGAGATGGTGCCCGTCGAGCTGTGCCTGCTCGGCTGGCAGGAATCCCTGGCCCAGCTGGCCCGCTTGGTCGAGCCCGAGATTCCCGACGCCTGA
- a CDS encoding methyltransferase domain-containing protein, whose amino-acid sequence MTRLGAPEAIQEQGYDFPYHYIPNWDGKRYSHHRSLAWGHEYLSYLGFLLDLAGRDPHGSLLDVGCGDGRFLGLLHARHPGARLTGIDFSPRAIAFARAFHPDLDWRCEDAGDDTLLPERHDLITLVEVLEHIPPAQVGAFLANLRARLADEGRLILSVPSTNIRVSRKHYQHFDEGSLRQTLAETFAIEELHHLNIRYAPSLQLMRLLLHNRLFILNNRTLLAWCYRFYTRRHLHVKESNCRRLIAVCRPLWSTVA is encoded by the coding sequence GTGACACGCTTGGGAGCCCCGGAGGCGATCCAGGAACAGGGCTACGACTTTCCCTACCACTACATCCCCAACTGGGACGGGAAGCGCTATTCCCATCATCGCTCCCTGGCCTGGGGCCATGAGTACTTGAGCTACCTGGGCTTTCTGCTGGACCTGGCGGGGCGGGACCCCCACGGTTCCCTGCTCGACGTGGGATGCGGCGACGGCCGATTCCTGGGGCTGCTCCACGCGCGGCATCCCGGTGCCCGCCTGACCGGCATCGACTTCTCGCCGCGGGCCATCGCCTTTGCCCGGGCCTTCCATCCGGACCTGGACTGGCGCTGCGAGGACGCGGGAGACGATACGCTGCTGCCCGAACGCCATGACCTGATCACGCTGGTGGAGGTCCTCGAGCACATCCCGCCGGCGCAGGTCGGCGCCTTCCTGGCTAACCTGCGCGCCCGGCTCGCCGACGAGGGCCGGCTCATCCTCAGCGTGCCCAGCACCAACATCCGGGTCAGCCGCAAGCACTACCAGCATTTTGACGAAGGCAGCCTGCGGCAGACCCTGGCTGAGACCTTCGCCATCGAGGAGCTGCATCATCTCAACATCCGCTATGCACCCTCCCTCCAGCTGATGCGACTGCTCCTCCACAACCGTCTCTTCATCCTCAACAACCGGACGCTGCTGGCGTGGTGCTATCGCTTCTACACGCGCCGCCACCTGCACGTGAAGGAATCCAACTGCCGGCGGTTGATTGCAGTCTGTCGACCGCTGTGGTCAACCGTCGCGTGA
- a CDS encoding HAD family acid phosphatase has protein sequence MRSYIILLVYLLAARNGETRESAHLNATLWTQRAPEHGATLRSLFELARQRLDEALRDSAWTATPAEQLPPYAHKPPAVILDLDETVLDNSPFVAWLLLQGRHYDEAATADWDRWVGTARAEALPGALEFIQQARERQVAVFFISNREAAQEEATRRNLAALGVALEADVDEILLKGERPAWRSDKGSRRRLVADSHRVLLMVGDSREDFPDNSREQALTSAGLGDPHAARWGREWIMLPNPMYGLWEEAAGQAGSWPRHEQIRAMREELRPWDGN, from the coding sequence ATGAGGTCTTACATCATTCTATTAGTCTACCTGCTGGCAGCTCGGAACGGTGAAACACGCGAAAGTGCTCACCTCAACGCCACCCTCTGGACCCAGCGGGCGCCCGAGCATGGCGCCACCCTCCGGTCGCTCTTCGAACTGGCCCGGCAACGCCTGGATGAGGCGCTGCGGGACAGCGCCTGGACCGCCACCCCCGCCGAGCAGCTTCCCCCCTATGCCCACAAGCCGCCGGCCGTCATTCTCGACCTGGACGAGACGGTGCTGGACAATTCACCCTTCGTCGCCTGGCTGCTCCTGCAAGGTCGACACTACGACGAGGCCGCCACCGCGGACTGGGACCGCTGGGTGGGGACGGCGCGGGCGGAAGCCCTGCCCGGCGCCCTGGAGTTCATCCAGCAGGCCAGGGAGCGGCAGGTGGCCGTCTTCTTCATCTCCAACCGGGAGGCGGCGCAGGAGGAGGCCACCCGTCGCAACCTGGCGGCCCTTGGGGTGGCGCTGGAGGCGGACGTGGACGAGATCCTGCTCAAAGGCGAGCGGCCGGCCTGGCGCTCCGACAAGGGGTCGCGCCGCCGGCTGGTGGCGGACTCCCATCGGGTTCTGCTCATGGTGGGGGACAGCCGGGAGGATTTCCCCGACAACTCGCGGGAGCAGGCCTTGACCAGCGCCGGGCTGGGCGATCCCCATGCAGCACGCTGGGGGCGGGAATGGATCATGCTGCCCAATCCCATGTACGGCTTGTGGGAGGAAGCGGCCGGCCAGGCGGGATCCTGGCCGCGCCATGAGCAGATCAGGGCCATGCGGGAGGAGCTGCGCCCTTGGGACGGGAACTGA
- the hisC gene encoding histidinol-phosphate transaminase, protein MTRPLVPDYIRDLTPYKPGKPIREVQRELGLERVVKLASNENPRGASPLALEAIRNSLAELARYPDVGALDLRDAIAAHYQLRRENVICGAGSESILATILRTFLDQDDELLTSEGTFVGFYVLAQSRGLPLRTVPLKDYAFDLEAMAAAMGPRTRLVYLANPNNPTGSIFSKAAFTRFMEQVPSHTLVVLDEAYIDYVEPGASYPDSLLYRFDNVLTLRTYSKAQGLAGLRLGYGFGHGDLIANLMKVKLPFEPSIPAQSAGIAALSDGAFLQETIALNAAGRRRLMDLLTAKGLAPVPSQANFVMFPLADEEEADHFARHCLLRGVIVRPLGAFRLPHCIRVSTGLPEEIEAFAEALAAW, encoded by the coding sequence ATGACCCGCCCGCTCGTACCCGACTACATCCGAGACCTGACCCCCTACAAACCCGGCAAACCCATCCGGGAGGTGCAACGTGAACTCGGGCTGGAGCGGGTGGTGAAGCTGGCCAGCAACGAGAATCCCCGCGGAGCAAGTCCCCTCGCCCTGGAGGCCATCCGAAATAGCCTGGCTGAACTGGCCCGCTACCCGGACGTGGGTGCCCTGGACCTGCGCGACGCCATCGCCGCCCACTACCAGCTGCGCCGGGAGAACGTGATCTGCGGCGCGGGCTCGGAGAGCATCCTGGCCACCATCCTGCGCACCTTCCTGGACCAGGACGACGAGCTGCTCACCAGCGAGGGGACCTTCGTCGGCTTCTATGTCCTGGCCCAGAGTCGTGGCCTGCCCCTGCGCACGGTGCCGCTCAAGGACTACGCCTTCGACCTGGAGGCCATGGCGGCGGCCATGGGTCCGCGGACGCGCCTGGTTTACCTGGCAAACCCCAACAACCCCACCGGCAGCATTTTCTCCAAGGCCGCCTTCACGCGCTTCATGGAGCAGGTGCCCTCCCACACACTGGTCGTCCTGGACGAAGCCTACATCGATTATGTGGAACCAGGCGCCAGCTACCCGGACAGCCTGCTCTACCGCTTCGACAACGTGCTCACCCTGCGCACTTACTCGAAGGCCCAGGGCCTGGCCGGCCTGCGCCTGGGCTACGGCTTCGGCCACGGCGACCTCATCGCCAACCTGATGAAGGTGAAGCTCCCCTTCGAGCCCAGCATCCCCGCCCAGTCGGCGGGCATCGCGGCCCTGTCCGACGGCGCCTTCCTGCAGGAGACGATCGCCTTGAATGCGGCGGGCCGCCGCCGCTTGATGGACCTCCTGACGGCCAAGGGGCTGGCGCCCGTGCCCAGCCAAGCCAACTTCGTCATGTTCCCCCTCGCCGACGAGGAGGAGGCCGACCACTTCGCCCGTCACTGCCTCTTGCGCGGCGTGATCGTGCGGCCCCTGGGCGCCTTCCGCCTGCCCCACTGCATCCGGGTCTCGACGGGCCTGCCAGAGGAGATCGAGGCTTTCGCCGAGGCTCTCGCCGCCTGGTAG
- a CDS encoding RimK family protein, which produces MDVLVVVNNPEDWPLKPAKVQVMAARDYLTNPGLVERKSLRVFNLCRSYRYQSTGYYVSLLAEARGHRPFPDLTTIQDLKSSAMLRIHSEELDEDIQRAFAGLRSPEQILSIYFGRNLARKYDRLCQQLFKSFQAPFLRAHFTWHEGEERWQLQGIRPIAASEIPADHLPFVRERAAEFFAGHQRVSRPRHRWRYDLAILYNEEATQKPSNARAIRHFVRAAESLDLATELLGREDSARLAEFDGLFIRDTTNVHHYTYRWARRAAAQGLVVVDDPVSILKCSNKVFLAELLQKHRVPIPRTVTCYKEISPELLRELGLPCILKQPDSSFSQGVVKVESREELLAEGARMFAKSDLLIAQAFLPTTFDWRVGVFDRQPIYVCRYHMADKHWQIVHRDETGDTTYGRVDSIPVEHAPTPLLKIALKAANLIGDGLYGLDIKQIGDQFVVIEINDNPNIDAGYEDEILKDELYLRIMRVFLRRIEHSKTGGYVA; this is translated from the coding sequence ATGGACGTGCTCGTCGTAGTCAACAACCCGGAAGACTGGCCGCTCAAGCCGGCCAAGGTGCAGGTGATGGCGGCCCGCGACTACCTGACCAACCCCGGCCTGGTGGAGCGCAAGAGCCTGCGCGTCTTCAACCTGTGCCGCTCCTACCGCTACCAGAGCACGGGCTACTACGTGTCCCTGCTGGCCGAGGCGCGCGGCCACCGCCCCTTCCCCGACCTGACCACCATCCAGGACCTCAAGTCGAGCGCCATGCTGCGCATCCACTCCGAGGAGCTGGACGAGGACATCCAGCGCGCCTTCGCCGGGCTGCGCTCCCCGGAGCAAATCCTCAGCATCTACTTCGGACGCAACCTGGCCCGCAAGTACGACCGGCTCTGCCAGCAGCTCTTCAAGTCCTTCCAGGCGCCCTTCCTCCGCGCCCACTTCACCTGGCACGAGGGGGAGGAGCGCTGGCAGCTGCAGGGCATCCGCCCCATCGCCGCCAGCGAGATCCCGGCCGACCACCTGCCCTTCGTCCGCGAGCGGGCCGCCGAGTTCTTCGCCGGCCATCAGCGGGTGTCCCGGCCACGCCACCGCTGGCGCTACGACCTGGCCATCCTCTACAACGAGGAGGCCACGCAAAAACCCTCCAACGCGCGGGCCATCCGCCACTTCGTGCGCGCCGCCGAGTCCCTCGACCTGGCCACCGAGCTGCTGGGGCGGGAGGATTCCGCCCGCCTGGCCGAGTTCGACGGCCTCTTCATCCGCGACACCACCAACGTCCACCACTACACCTATCGCTGGGCCCGCCGCGCCGCCGCCCAGGGCCTTGTCGTGGTGGACGATCCCGTCTCCATCCTCAAGTGCTCGAACAAGGTCTTCCTGGCCGAGCTGCTTCAGAAACACCGCGTGCCCATCCCCCGCACCGTGACCTGCTACAAGGAGATCAGCCCGGAGCTGCTGCGCGAGCTGGGCCTGCCCTGCATCCTCAAGCAGCCTGACTCCAGTTTCTCGCAGGGCGTGGTGAAAGTGGAAAGCCGCGAGGAGCTGCTGGCGGAGGGGGCCCGCATGTTCGCCAAGAGCGACCTGCTCATCGCCCAGGCCTTCCTCCCCACCACCTTCGACTGGCGGGTGGGCGTCTTCGACCGGCAGCCCATCTATGTCTGCCGCTACCACATGGCGGACAAGCACTGGCAGATCGTCCATCGCGACGAGACGGGCGACACCACCTACGGCCGGGTGGACTCCATCCCCGTGGAGCACGCCCCCACCCCGCTCCTGAAAATCGCCCTCAAGGCGGCCAACCTGATCGGGGACGGTTTGTACGGCCTCGACATCAAGCAGATCGGCGACCAGTTTGTCGTGATCGAGATCAACGACAACCCCAACATCGACGCCGGCTACGAGGACGAGATCCTCAAGGACGAGCTCTACCTGCGCATCATGCGGGTCTTCCTGCGCCGCATCGAGCACAGCAAGACGGGAGGGTACGTGGCGTGA
- a CDS encoding glutamate-cysteine ligase family protein: MTDSPLHLLQGFGLELELMVVDARTLDPLPVADALLAAAAAEPDARCECQPGEAVDDVEFGDFGWSNELVLHLIEFKTAGPVASLAGVERGLQEQVARANRLLEPLGGRLLPGAMHPWLDPARHTRLWPHGNREVYAAYDRIFGCAGHGWSNLQSAHLNLAFADDAEFARLHAAVRLVLPLIPALAAASPVVEGRATGWLDTRLEVYRGNQARIPSIAGLLVPEPVWTRRAYEERILRRIWADIAPHDPDGLLRHEWLNSRGAIARFDRMALEIRLVDAQECPAADAAVAAAIGQAVAHLVQERWASLAAQQALSTEALAETLWACARDGERALVHDESLLACFGRGRPLEGGDLWRCILAERPLMDPAHSATIDRLLTAGPLARRLLAALGPDPDGARLKDVWERLADGLAAGRLFLP, translated from the coding sequence GTGACGGATTCGCCGCTGCATCTGCTGCAGGGCTTCGGCCTGGAGCTGGAGCTGATGGTCGTCGACGCCCGCACCCTGGATCCGCTGCCCGTGGCCGACGCCCTGCTCGCCGCCGCCGCCGCCGAGCCGGACGCCCGCTGCGAGTGCCAGCCCGGGGAGGCCGTGGACGATGTGGAGTTCGGGGACTTCGGCTGGTCCAACGAGCTGGTCCTGCACCTCATCGAGTTCAAAACGGCGGGGCCGGTGGCCTCGCTGGCCGGGGTCGAGCGCGGCCTGCAGGAGCAGGTGGCGCGCGCCAACCGCCTGCTGGAGCCGCTGGGCGGCCGCCTGCTGCCCGGCGCCATGCACCCCTGGCTGGACCCGGCTCGCCACACCCGCCTGTGGCCCCACGGCAACCGCGAGGTCTACGCCGCCTACGACCGCATCTTCGGCTGCGCCGGCCACGGCTGGAGCAACCTGCAGAGCGCGCACCTCAACCTCGCCTTCGCCGACGACGCCGAGTTCGCCCGCCTGCACGCCGCCGTCCGCCTCGTCCTCCCGCTCATCCCCGCCCTGGCCGCCGCCTCGCCCGTGGTGGAGGGCCGCGCCACGGGCTGGCTGGACACGCGCCTGGAGGTCTACCGCGGCAACCAGGCGCGCATCCCCTCCATCGCCGGCCTGCTTGTGCCGGAGCCGGTCTGGACGCGGCGCGCCTACGAGGAGCGGATCCTGCGCCGCATCTGGGCCGACATCGCCCCCCACGACCCCGACGGCCTGCTGCGGCACGAGTGGCTCAACTCCCGGGGCGCCATCGCCCGCTTCGACCGGATGGCGCTGGAGATCCGCCTGGTGGACGCCCAGGAGTGCCCCGCCGCCGACGCCGCCGTGGCGGCGGCCATCGGGCAGGCCGTGGCCCATCTCGTCCAGGAGCGCTGGGCCTCCCTGGCCGCCCAGCAGGCGCTGTCCACGGAGGCTCTGGCGGAAACACTGTGGGCCTGTGCCCGCGACGGGGAGCGGGCCCTGGTGCACGACGAGTCCCTGCTCGCCTGCTTCGGCCGCGGCCGGCCGCTGGAGGGGGGGGATCTATGGCGCTGCATCCTGGCCGAGCGCCCCCTGATGGACCCCGCCCATTCCGCCACGATCGACCGTCTCCTGACAGCCGGCCCCCTCGCCCGCCGCCTGCTGGCCGCGCTGGGGCCGGATCCGGACGGCGCCCGCTTGAAGGATGTGTGGGAGCGGCTGGCGGACGGCCTGGCGGCGGGGCGGCTCTTCCTGCCCTGA
- a CDS encoding DUF86 domain-containing protein, with product MTQKIQSIQRCVKRARQERSAAGSGFRVDWTRQDAALLNITRACEQAIDLANHVVRERGLGIPATSAESFLLLERDHVIEATLRRSLAAMVGFRNTAVHQYMELDLDIVDWVITEGLDDVLTFTRLIAERGAAGWTPKEGS from the coding sequence GTGACCCAGAAGATCCAGAGCATCCAGCGCTGCGTGAAACGCGCGCGCCAGGAGCGCAGCGCGGCTGGCTCGGGCTTCCGCGTCGATTGGACGCGACAGGACGCGGCCCTGCTCAACATCACGCGGGCCTGCGAGCAGGCCATTGATCTGGCCAACCATGTGGTCAGGGAGCGGGGACTGGGCATTCCCGCCACCAGCGCCGAGAGCTTTCTTCTGCTGGAGCGGGACCACGTGATCGAGGCCACCCTGCGTCGCAGTTTGGCGGCCATGGTGGGTTTCCGCAACACGGCCGTGCATCAGTACATGGAGCTGGACCTGGACATCGTTGACTGGGTCATCACGGAAGGACTGGACGACGTGCTGACCTTTACCCGGTTGATCGCCGAACGTGGCGCTGCCGGTTGGACACCGAAAGAGGGAAGCTGA
- a CDS encoding nucleotidyltransferase domain-containing protein, whose translation MNDTTQALDLIQPILRRELPDLQALYLFGSRVDGGDHPGSDLDLAVLLARGQRGDRPGLRLMAVRALCEEAIQRRVDLLDLRRADAVLRMQVLRGRRLICLDPVAVATFEMYAISLYQKLNQERRALLEQFQRTGRAYRC comes from the coding sequence ATGAACGACACGACGCAAGCCTTGGACTTGATCCAACCCATCCTTCGGAGGGAGCTGCCGGACTTGCAGGCACTCTACCTCTTCGGTTCACGAGTCGACGGGGGGGACCATCCCGGGAGCGACCTGGACCTGGCCGTGCTTCTGGCGCGGGGGCAGAGGGGGGATCGCCCGGGCCTCCGTCTGATGGCCGTGCGGGCCTTGTGCGAGGAAGCCATTCAGCGTCGCGTGGACCTGCTGGACCTGAGGCGGGCTGATGCGGTCCTGCGCATGCAGGTCTTGCGCGGGCGCCGTCTGATCTGCTTGGACCCTGTGGCGGTGGCCACCTTCGAGATGTATGCCATTTCCCTTTATCAGAAGTTGAACCAGGAGCGGAGGGCGCTTCTGGAGCAATTCCAGAGGACCGGCCGGGCCTACCGATGCTGA
- a CDS encoding ABC transporter ATP-binding protein, whose amino-acid sequence MKVLRKVVAWFTPYWRLRRRGMVLVLALTALGVAANTVYPLLFKFVLDELVQQDNPLAARQWVLALLGAGLLQQVLQWLLPVSRAAQNLGNAMEIRLALLRRILRKTAAFFAKFRSGDLVTRLTDDVDVEDKLAWYSCSGVFRPIEAVLRLVFALAVMMSLDWRLTLLSVAPLPLVVWLMTRTEHLQEKHYSERQKRTSETVDVLEAAFSGVRIVLGYAAEKAQDLLFLRALERRVRSEKNVLTLRAVLEGLGSLLNQSGVIIVLFAGGIFLMKGQITLGDFYAFVAYLSSLTGPLWTISWFFVSTNVVSSSVDRMRQVEDLPERTDGEARPVDCRRLHLEGLRFAWTSEAPPLLDGLDLVLRRGETVAVVGPVGCGKTTLLELAAGIQDAGGGQVHLDGTPVAALTSAARSRCLGWVPQESLLFSGEVAENVRLDRPAVDGEAIRHALTTACVADEFPPERRIEQGGVGLSGGQRGRVALARALATRPDFLLLDDATSALDAATERLFWERLRRELPATGVLVATHREATARVADRVLWLEKGRFIHEGRHDELLAREPGYRELFARE is encoded by the coding sequence ATGAAGGTCCTGCGCAAGGTGGTGGCCTGGTTCACGCCGTACTGGCGGCTGCGCCGGCGCGGCATGGTCCTGGTCCTGGCCCTGACCGCCCTGGGCGTGGCGGCCAACACCGTCTATCCTCTCCTCTTCAAGTTCGTCCTGGACGAGCTGGTGCAGCAGGACAATCCGCTGGCGGCCCGCCAGTGGGTGCTGGCCCTGCTGGGCGCGGGCCTGCTCCAACAGGTGCTGCAATGGCTGCTGCCCGTCTCCCGCGCCGCGCAGAACCTGGGCAACGCCATGGAGATCCGCCTCGCCCTGCTGCGGCGCATCCTGCGCAAGACGGCGGCCTTCTTCGCCAAGTTCCGCAGCGGGGACCTGGTGACGCGCCTCACCGACGACGTGGACGTGGAGGACAAGCTGGCCTGGTACTCCTGCTCGGGCGTGTTCCGGCCCATCGAGGCCGTGCTACGCCTCGTCTTCGCCCTGGCCGTCATGATGAGCCTGGACTGGCGCCTCACGCTGCTCTCGGTGGCCCCCTTGCCGCTGGTGGTCTGGCTCATGACGCGCACCGAGCATCTGCAGGAGAAGCACTACTCGGAGCGCCAGAAGCGCACGAGCGAGACGGTGGACGTGCTGGAGGCCGCCTTCAGCGGCGTGCGCATCGTGCTCGGCTACGCGGCGGAAAAGGCCCAGGACCTGCTCTTCCTGCGGGCCCTCGAGCGCCGCGTGCGCAGCGAGAAGAATGTGCTGACCCTGCGCGCCGTGCTGGAGGGGCTGGGTTCCCTCCTCAACCAGAGCGGCGTCATCATCGTGCTCTTCGCCGGCGGCATCTTCCTCATGAAAGGGCAGATCACCCTGGGCGACTTCTACGCTTTCGTCGCCTACCTGAGCAGCTTGACCGGCCCGCTCTGGACCATCTCCTGGTTCTTCGTCTCCACCAACGTGGTCTCCAGTTCGGTGGACCGCATGCGTCAGGTGGAGGATTTGCCCGAGCGCACTGATGGCGAGGCGCGGCCGGTCGATTGCCGCCGCCTCCACCTGGAAGGCTTGCGCTTCGCCTGGACATCCGAGGCGCCACCCCTGCTGGACGGCCTCGACCTGGTCCTGCGGCGGGGGGAGACGGTGGCCGTGGTGGGGCCGGTGGGCTGCGGCAAGACCACCCTGCTCGAGCTGGCGGCGGGCATCCAGGACGCCGGCGGGGGCCAGGTCCATCTGGACGGGACTCCGGTGGCGGCGCTGACCTCCGCGGCGCGCAGCCGCTGCCTGGGCTGGGTGCCCCAGGAGAGCCTGCTCTTCTCGGGCGAGGTGGCCGAGAACGTCCGCCTGGACCGCCCGGCGGTGGACGGGGAGGCCATCCGGCACGCCCTGACGACGGCCTGCGTGGCCGACGAGTTTCCGCCCGAGCGGCGCATCGAGCAGGGCGGGGTCGGCCTCTCCGGCGGCCAGCGCGGCCGCGTGGCCCTGGCCCGCGCCCTGGCGACCCGCCCCGATTTCCTGCTCCTGGACGACGCCACCAGCGCCCTGGACGCCGCCACCGAGCGCCTCTTCTGGGAGCGCCTGCGCCGCGAGCTGCCCGCCACCGGCGTGCTGGTGGCCACCCACCGCGAGGCCACCGCCCGCGTCGCCGACCGCGTCCTGTGGTTGGAGAAAGGCCGCTTCATCCACGAGGGCCGCCACGACGAGCTGCTGGCCCGCGAACCGGGCTACCGCGAGCTGTTTGCCCGGGAATAG